One window from the genome of Nitrospira sp. encodes:
- the tldD gene encoding metalloprotease TldD codes for MSNDESGALARFGVTDREIEQALGRVKVSTVDYADLYFEYCQSESVSMEEGIVKRATKSVGQGVGVRATAGEKTGFAYSDELTPKDLNIAADTARYIANSAQGTAPVPVTHRPALARNLYPHDRANIEVATRDRVTLLNAIDAEARRYDPRIKNVMAAYNTEYKVMLVATSDGLMVGDIQPLSRLQVTCIAEENGNRQVGTFGGGGRIGLEYFQNDQRYLQFAREAAREAILNLSAVDAPAGVMPVVLGGGWPGILLHEAIGHGLEADFNRKKTSAFSNLLGKKVASEVCTIVDDGTLPFRRGSLNVDDEGTPSSRTVLIERGILRGYITDKLNARLMGIPLTGNGRRESYQSVVLPRMTNTFMLAGESDPKDIIKSVKKGLYAVSFGGGQVDITNGKFVFSASEAYLIEDGQITKPVKGATLIGSGPDILKQVSMVGHDLKLDEGIGTCGKEGQSVPVGVGLPTIRIDEITVGGTKA; via the coding sequence ATGTCCAATGACGAGTCCGGCGCACTCGCGCGTTTCGGGGTCACCGATCGAGAAATCGAGCAGGCGCTGGGACGGGTCAAGGTCTCAACCGTCGACTATGCGGACCTGTATTTTGAGTATTGCCAGTCCGAATCGGTCTCCATGGAAGAGGGGATCGTCAAGCGGGCTACGAAGAGTGTCGGGCAGGGTGTCGGTGTCCGGGCAACTGCCGGCGAAAAAACAGGCTTTGCCTATTCCGACGAACTGACCCCCAAAGATTTGAACATCGCCGCCGATACGGCGCGGTATATCGCCAATAGCGCCCAGGGAACGGCACCGGTTCCGGTCACCCACCGCCCCGCCCTCGCACGCAATCTCTATCCCCATGACCGGGCCAATATTGAAGTCGCCACACGCGACCGGGTCACGCTGCTCAACGCGATCGATGCCGAAGCCAGACGGTACGATCCCCGGATCAAGAACGTCATGGCGGCGTACAACACCGAATATAAGGTCATGCTGGTGGCGACGTCCGACGGGCTCATGGTCGGTGACATTCAGCCCTTGTCTCGGCTTCAGGTCACCTGTATCGCCGAGGAAAACGGCAATCGACAGGTGGGGACGTTCGGCGGCGGAGGACGTATCGGGCTGGAGTATTTTCAGAACGACCAGCGGTATCTGCAGTTCGCCAGAGAAGCGGCGCGGGAAGCCATCCTGAACTTGAGCGCAGTCGATGCGCCGGCCGGCGTCATGCCGGTGGTGTTAGGCGGAGGGTGGCCGGGGATTCTGCTGCACGAAGCGATCGGGCATGGGCTGGAGGCCGATTTTAACCGGAAGAAAACCTCCGCATTCTCGAATCTGCTGGGGAAGAAAGTCGCTTCAGAGGTCTGCACGATCGTGGACGACGGGACGCTTCCCTTCCGGCGCGGCTCGCTGAATGTGGACGACGAGGGCACGCCCAGCAGCCGTACCGTCCTGATCGAACGGGGCATCTTGCGCGGGTATATCACCGACAAGCTGAATGCCAGGCTGATGGGCATTCCGCTGACGGGCAATGGCCGGCGCGAGAGTTATCAAAGTGTCGTATTGCCGCGGATGACGAATACCTTCATGCTGGCCGGAGAGTCAGATCCGAAGGACATCATCAAGTCGGTGAAGAAGGGGTTGTACGCCGTCTCGTTCGGCGGCGGGCAGGTCGATATCACCAACGGGAAGTTCGTGTTCTCGGCCAGCGAGGCCTACCTCATTGAAGACGGGCAGATCACCAAGCCGGTGAAAGGTGCGACCCTGATCGGCAGCGGACCGGACATTCTCAAGCAGGTCTCGATGGTGGGGCACGATTTGAAGCTCGACGAAGGCATCGGAACCTGCGGAAAAGAAGGGCAGTCGGTGCCGGTCGGTGTCGGTCTGCCGACCATTCGAATTGACGAAATCACCGTCGGCGGGACGA